A genomic segment from Myxococcales bacterium encodes:
- the uraH gene encoding hydroxyisourate hydrolase, translating to MGITTHVLDTARGKPAAGVPVALEVRVQDGWQNVGRGMTDADGRLRTLTDGHEVRNATYAITFETDAYFTAQAQSGFYPVVRIEFRVTEAGAHHHVPLLLSPFGFSTYRGS from the coding sequence ATGGGCATCACGACACACGTTCTCGACACGGCGCGCGGCAAACCTGCGGCGGGCGTTCCCGTCGCTCTCGAGGTTCGCGTCCAGGATGGCTGGCAAAACGTGGGGCGTGGCATGACCGACGCCGACGGACGCCTTCGCACGCTCACCGACGGCCACGAGGTGCGAAACGCCACGTACGCCATCACCTTCGAGACCGACGCCTATTTCACAGCGCAGGCCCAGTCGGGCTTCTACCCGGTCGTTCGCATCGAGTTTCGCGTGACGGAGGCGGGCGCGCACCACCACGTGCCGCTGCTCCTCTCGCCGTTCGGATTTTCCACCTACCGAGGGAGCTGA